Proteins from one Pontibacter korlensis genomic window:
- a CDS encoding LysM peptidoglycan-binding domain-containing protein: MSKTFTTFLILLLLPLLVLAQGVTVPNNIYFADIHLKISDRAQAEIQKKVDALQRSQAYFQIKVDLADAYFPIIERVFKEEGVPDDFKYLALQESGLIGDAVSTSNAVGYWQFKREAAMDFNLRMDRVVDERRHIVEASRGAAKYFKRSNNYYNNWINTLLSYYLGYSGAKAYTKATDHGATKMDITEETNEYIITFLAHKVAYDAYVGKANPPAISLRELRANPGQSLSEIAVATKTDYSELEKYNKWLLGNTIPSDKDYYVMIPVRNSNGNEPGLIASAEPQKTAPRQTSSSKASAALVKRNNLNALVARESDTKDKLALQAGLSTRKFLKYNDMHSFDKIEAGTAYYIEKKKTSADAEYHVVQPGETMQMISQHYGMRLNYLLFKNRMKRNEVPVPGRVLWLQKRRPGHTPVEVRDLKKQNVATASKQNYEPVTDQEASSAPKKDNIFTRFIESLKGDQQQESNNSSRTSSTKTVATAPVEEEEVLEDEPDFEEEAPTTQAPAPTKSNTALYPGTSKTNTSKPATAAETTSPINMEEEVEEEPFTPAPASKPAAATAPAQASKAEANTTTHVVKQGETLYGISRLYAVTVNDLIAWNTLGDSPLKLGQELVIAEPLQQPSASPFTEDPEEVPATMLSTSNAYHTVAAGETLYQLSKRYNVTLDQLCQWNSLTDSNLKLGQELRVKAPATPTATEAAPAGNKASGTVHHTVASGESMYQISRKYNVTIKDIMEWNNKPDFSVSVGEKLLIKR, translated from the coding sequence ATGAGTAAAACCTTTACCACATTTCTGATCCTCCTGCTTCTGCCATTGCTGGTATTGGCACAGGGAGTTACTGTACCAAACAACATCTACTTTGCCGACATCCATTTGAAGATTTCGGACAGGGCCCAGGCCGAGATACAAAAGAAAGTAGACGCCCTGCAACGCAGCCAGGCATACTTCCAGATTAAAGTAGACTTGGCGGATGCTTACTTCCCGATCATTGAGCGTGTGTTTAAAGAAGAAGGAGTTCCTGATGACTTCAAGTACCTCGCGCTTCAGGAGAGTGGTTTGATAGGTGATGCCGTTTCTACTTCTAATGCGGTTGGTTATTGGCAGTTTAAGCGAGAGGCTGCAATGGACTTTAACCTGCGCATGGACCGCGTAGTAGATGAGCGCCGCCACATCGTAGAGGCTAGCCGTGGTGCCGCTAAATACTTTAAGCGCAGCAATAACTACTACAATAACTGGATAAACACACTGTTGTCTTATTACCTGGGCTACTCAGGTGCCAAAGCTTATACCAAAGCTACAGACCATGGTGCCACCAAAATGGATATAACGGAGGAGACGAACGAATATATCATCACTTTCCTGGCGCACAAGGTTGCCTACGATGCTTATGTAGGTAAAGCCAATCCTCCGGCTATATCGCTGCGCGAGCTGCGTGCTAACCCGGGACAGAGCCTTTCAGAAATTGCCGTAGCCACAAAAACAGACTACAGCGAACTGGAAAAGTATAACAAGTGGCTGTTGGGCAACACAATTCCATCAGACAAGGATTACTACGTGATGATTCCTGTTCGCAATAGCAATGGCAATGAACCCGGTCTGATCGCTTCTGCTGAACCTCAAAAAACAGCCCCGCGCCAAACGAGCTCAAGCAAAGCCTCTGCAGCTCTGGTAAAGCGTAATAACCTGAATGCTCTTGTAGCCCGAGAAAGCGATACAAAAGACAAGCTGGCGCTTCAGGCTGGTCTGTCTACCCGCAAATTTTTGAAATATAACGACATGCACAGCTTCGACAAAATTGAGGCTGGTACTGCTTACTACATCGAAAAAAAGAAAACAAGCGCAGATGCAGAGTACCATGTAGTGCAGCCAGGCGAAACCATGCAGATGATTTCGCAGCACTACGGTATGCGCCTTAACTACCTGTTGTTTAAAAACCGCATGAAGCGCAACGAAGTGCCTGTACCAGGACGTGTACTGTGGCTACAGAAACGCCGCCCAGGCCATACCCCGGTTGAAGTACGTGACCTGAAAAAGCAAAATGTAGCTACTGCCTCAAAGCAAAACTATGAGCCAGTAACTGATCAGGAGGCTTCTTCTGCTCCTAAAAAAGATAATATTTTTACCCGCTTTATCGAAAGCCTGAAGGGAGATCAGCAACAGGAGTCTAACAATAGCAGCAGAACCTCATCGACCAAGACTGTAGCCACGGCACCTGTTGAGGAAGAAGAGGTACTAGAAGATGAGCCAGACTTTGAGGAGGAGGCTCCTACTACACAGGCTCCAGCTCCAACTAAGTCAAACACTGCCCTTTACCCGGGCACAAGTAAGACCAACACCAGCAAGCCTGCTACTGCCGCCGAAACTACTTCTCCAATTAATATGGAAGAGGAAGTTGAAGAAGAACCATTCACTCCAGCTCCTGCTTCCAAGCCTGCAGCCGCAACTGCTCCTGCGCAAGCATCAAAAGCTGAGGCTAACACTACTACGCATGTTGTTAAACAGGGCGAGACGCTGTATGGTATTTCCAGGCTATATGCCGTAACAGTAAACGACCTGATTGCTTGGAACACCTTAGGAGACTCTCCTCTAAAGTTAGGACAGGAGCTAGTGATCGCAGAGCCTCTGCAGCAGCCTTCAGCCTCCCCTTTTACTGAGGACCCGGAGGAAGTACCAGCTACAATGCTCAGCACCAGCAACGCTTACCATACTGTAGCAGCAGGAGAAACGCTCTACCAGCTTTCCAAGAGGTATAATGTGACGCTGGACCAGTTGTGCCAGTGGAACAGCCTGACTGACAGCAACCTTAAGCTAGGTCAGGAACTGCGCGTGAAAGCTCCTGCTACACCGACAGCTACGGAAGCCGCTCCAGCAGGCAACAAAGCAAGCGGCACCGTTCACCACACCGTAGCTTCCGGCGAGAGCATGTACCAGATCTCCAGGAAGTATAATGTAACGATCAAAGACATCATGGAGTGGAACAACAAGCCTGACTTCTCGGTAAGTGTTGGCGAAAAGCTCCTGATCAAGAGATAA
- a CDS encoding O-methyltransferase encodes MEFIDEELLRYSEDHTSPESELLHKINRQTHLSVMKPRMLSGHLQGRLLSLYAKMIQPKQILEIGTYTGYSALCMVEGLQPGGTLHTVDINEELEERVRGYFDESGYGESIKLYIGNALEIVPTINEEFDLVFIDADKINYARYYDMVVDKVRPGGYIIADNVLWSGKVLEKYRKKLDEDTKAVLDFNLYVHQDERVENILLPVRDGLMIARKK; translated from the coding sequence ATGGAATTTATAGACGAAGAACTGCTGCGCTACTCTGAAGATCATACCTCGCCTGAAAGTGAGCTGCTGCACAAGATAAACCGCCAGACGCACCTAAGCGTGATGAAACCTCGCATGCTGTCGGGGCACCTGCAGGGCCGGCTGCTTTCGCTTTACGCCAAGATGATACAGCCAAAGCAAATCCTGGAAATCGGTACCTACACAGGCTACTCAGCCCTTTGCATGGTTGAGGGGTTGCAGCCGGGTGGCACGCTTCATACAGTAGATATAAATGAGGAGCTGGAGGAGCGGGTGCGTGGTTATTTTGACGAGTCAGGCTACGGCGAGAGTATAAAGCTGTACATTGGCAATGCGCTGGAGATCGTGCCTACCATCAATGAAGAGTTCGACCTTGTTTTTATCGATGCAGATAAGATTAACTATGCTCGTTACTACGACATGGTGGTGGACAAAGTACGCCCGGGCGGCTACATTATCGCCGACAACGTGCTTTGGAGTGGCAAGGTGCTGGAGAAGTACCGAAAGAAGCTGGATGAAGACACCAAAGCCGTCCTGGACTTCAACTTGTATGTGCATCAGGATGAGCGTGTAGAGAATATTTTGTTGCCTGTGCGCGACGGATTGATGATAGCCAGAAAAAAATAA
- a CDS encoding M16 family metallopeptidase, producing the protein MPDYHIHTLPNGIRIVHKQVLHTKIAHSGFVMDIGSRDELPQEQGLAHFWEHMAFKGTQKRKSFHILNRLESVGGELNAYTTKEKICFYSSVLDKHFEKSFELLTDITFHSVFPEREIEKERGVILEEMSMYLDTPEEAIVDEFDAVVYEGHSLGNNILGTKESVSGFQKQDFLGFLDRNLSTDALVFCSVSNLPFEKVVKLAEKYLSDVPTIQKQRVRIPFTGYVPKNVTIEKPISQAHCVIGCPAYPLSDDRRIPFFMLNNLLGGPGMNSRLNLAVREKHGLVYTIDSNYATYIDTGLLSIYFGTEKKQLKRTTTLVLKELRKLREKPLGSLQLHTAKEQLMGQLAMAEESNMGLMMMLGKSILDQDKVESLNEIFDKIRSITATDLIDIANDVLREEQMSFLNYVPS; encoded by the coding sequence ATGCCTGATTATCATATCCATACTTTACCTAACGGGATACGAATTGTACACAAGCAGGTGCTGCACACCAAGATAGCCCACAGTGGCTTCGTGATGGACATTGGCAGCCGTGATGAGCTACCGCAGGAGCAGGGCCTGGCCCACTTCTGGGAGCACATGGCTTTCAAAGGCACCCAAAAACGCAAATCGTTCCACATCCTTAACCGCCTGGAGTCAGTGGGCGGAGAATTAAATGCTTATACCACAAAAGAGAAGATTTGCTTTTACAGCTCTGTGCTGGACAAGCATTTCGAGAAATCTTTTGAATTACTGACAGATATTACGTTTCACTCTGTTTTTCCGGAGCGGGAAATCGAAAAAGAGCGCGGCGTAATATTAGAGGAGATGTCGATGTACCTCGACACACCAGAAGAGGCCATAGTAGATGAGTTTGATGCTGTGGTTTATGAGGGTCATTCGCTTGGCAACAACATACTTGGCACAAAAGAAAGTGTGTCCGGCTTTCAGAAACAGGATTTTCTGGGTTTCCTGGACCGGAACCTCAGCACCGATGCCTTGGTATTCTGTTCGGTAAGCAACCTGCCTTTCGAGAAGGTGGTAAAGCTAGCCGAAAAGTACCTCAGCGATGTACCAACAATACAGAAGCAGCGTGTGCGAATTCCTTTCACCGGATACGTGCCTAAGAATGTAACCATTGAGAAGCCTATTTCGCAGGCACACTGTGTAATTGGTTGCCCGGCTTATCCTCTTTCCGACGACCGCCGCATCCCTTTCTTTATGCTGAACAACCTGTTAGGTGGCCCTGGCATGAACTCCCGCCTGAACCTGGCAGTGCGCGAGAAGCATGGGTTGGTATACACCATCGACTCTAACTACGCCACATACATCGATACTGGCCTTTTGAGCATATACTTTGGCACAGAGAAAAAACAACTGAAGCGGACTACCACACTGGTGCTGAAGGAGCTTAGAAAGCTACGCGAGAAGCCACTTGGCTCCCTGCAGTTGCATACAGCCAAAGAGCAGTTGATGGGCCAGCTGGCAATGGCTGAAGAAAGTAACATGGGCCTAATGATGATGCTTGGTAAGAGTATACTTGATCAGGACAAAGTAGAGTCGCTAAACGAGATCTTCGACAAGATCAGGAGCATTACGGCGACAGATCTTATCGACATTGCCAATGATGTACTGCGCGAAGAACAGATGAGCTTTCTGAACTACGTGCCAAGCTAA
- a CDS encoding glycosyltransferase family 9 protein, with protein sequence MKILIIQTAFLGDVVLATALVEKLHTFYPEAQLDFLLRKGNEGLLKDHPLLRQVLIWNKQEGKYKSLMRLLSQIRAEKYDLVVNVQRFGATGFLTAFSGAKETVGFEKNPFSRLFTRRYVHDVKSGTHEVERNNMLIQSITNAIPAKPKLYPGQTDFAKVEQWKQEPFVCMAPTSVWFTKQYPQEQWVTLINSIDPKYKIYLLGSPADKQHCEEIMAQSTSTRVENLCGQLNLLQSAALMRDAVLNYVNDSGPMHLASALNAPTCAIYCSTVQRFGFGPLADFAEVVEREGPLYCRPCGLHGYKACPEGHFKCAREIRNEQLLAVLEKAAAVA encoded by the coding sequence ATGAAAATACTGATCATACAAACGGCTTTTCTGGGAGATGTAGTATTGGCAACAGCATTGGTAGAAAAGCTGCATACTTTTTACCCGGAGGCTCAGCTTGACTTTCTGCTGCGTAAAGGTAACGAGGGGTTGCTGAAAGATCACCCGCTGCTGCGCCAGGTGCTGATCTGGAACAAGCAGGAAGGCAAGTATAAAAGTCTGATGCGGCTGCTCTCGCAAATCAGGGCTGAGAAGTATGACCTGGTTGTAAATGTGCAGCGTTTCGGCGCCACCGGCTTCCTGACAGCCTTTTCAGGTGCCAAAGAAACCGTTGGCTTTGAGAAAAATCCGTTTTCCCGCCTCTTTACCCGCCGCTATGTGCACGATGTAAAGTCTGGTACGCATGAGGTGGAGCGCAACAACATGCTCATCCAAAGTATAACAAACGCCATTCCGGCCAAGCCAAAGCTGTACCCTGGCCAGACAGATTTTGCCAAAGTAGAGCAGTGGAAGCAGGAGCCGTTCGTTTGCATGGCCCCAACCTCAGTGTGGTTTACGAAGCAGTACCCGCAGGAGCAGTGGGTAACACTCATCAACAGTATCGACCCAAAGTATAAAATATACCTGCTGGGCTCACCTGCCGATAAGCAGCACTGTGAGGAGATCATGGCTCAAAGCACAAGCACTAGGGTGGAGAACCTGTGCGGGCAGCTAAACCTGCTGCAGTCTGCCGCGCTGATGCGTGATGCTGTATTGAACTATGTGAACGACTCGGGCCCAATGCACTTGGCATCAGCTCTGAATGCTCCTACCTGTGCCATCTACTGCTCTACGGTGCAGCGCTTTGGCTTTGGCCCGTTGGCTGATTTTGCCGAGGTGGTGGAGCGGGAAGGGCCGCTGTACTGCCGCCCCTGTGGCTTGCATGGCTACAAAGCTTGTCCTGAGGGCCACTTTAAATGTGCCCGTGAGATACGAAACGAACAGTTGCTGGCGGTGTTGGAGAAAGCTGCAGCAGTAGCATAA
- a CDS encoding aminopeptidase P N-terminal domain-containing protein, with amino-acid sequence MKYLPIGQELFVRNRHNFIKQLKPSSIAIFHSNDMMPTNADGTMPFRQNSDLFYLSGVDQEESILVLFPDCKDERMKELLFIRETNDHILTWEGYKLTKEQARETSGIKTVYWTHQFDQVLNLLAFEAEHLYLNTNEHLRAVVEVETRDARFIKTIKERYPLHRYERSAPIMHHLRAIKSEREIELIQKACDITDKAFRRLLSFIKPGVMEYEIEAEIYHEFLRNRSKGPAYESIIASGENACILHYVDNNRECKDGDLVLMDFGAEYANYAADLTRTVPVNGKFTKRQREVYNSVLTVMKTAVQMLVPGNTLDQYHKFVGTLMENELIKLGLLNEGDVRNQDPEKPLYKKYFMHGTSHHLGLDVHDVGNKFRPFEEGMVFTCEPGIYIREEGIGVRLENDILITHNGPKDLMQNIPIEADDIEQLMKK; translated from the coding sequence ATGAAATACCTCCCGATAGGACAGGAGCTTTTTGTGCGCAACCGCCACAACTTTATAAAACAGCTTAAACCTTCGTCCATCGCTATTTTTCATTCTAATGATATGATGCCAACCAATGCCGACGGTACTATGCCGTTCCGGCAAAACAGCGACCTGTTTTACCTGTCAGGTGTAGACCAGGAGGAGAGTATACTTGTGCTCTTCCCGGATTGCAAGGATGAACGCATGAAAGAGCTGTTGTTCATACGCGAAACCAACGACCACATCCTGACTTGGGAGGGATATAAACTAACTAAGGAGCAGGCACGGGAGACTTCAGGCATCAAGACTGTTTACTGGACACACCAATTTGATCAAGTGCTGAATCTGCTGGCATTTGAGGCAGAACACCTTTACCTGAACACAAACGAGCACCTGCGTGCCGTAGTAGAGGTGGAAACCCGCGATGCTCGCTTCATCAAAACTATAAAAGAACGTTATCCGCTGCACAGGTACGAGCGGAGCGCCCCAATTATGCACCACTTGCGGGCTATTAAGTCTGAGCGTGAAATAGAGCTGATCCAGAAAGCATGCGATATTACTGATAAAGCATTCCGCAGGCTGCTAAGTTTTATAAAGCCAGGTGTAATGGAGTATGAGATTGAGGCGGAGATTTACCACGAATTCCTGCGCAACCGTTCCAAAGGGCCGGCTTATGAGTCTATTATTGCCTCAGGCGAAAATGCCTGTATCCTGCATTATGTAGATAACAACCGGGAGTGCAAAGACGGAGACCTTGTGTTGATGGACTTCGGGGCGGAATATGCCAACTATGCAGCAGACCTTACGCGCACGGTGCCAGTTAACGGTAAGTTTACGAAGCGACAGCGCGAAGTATATAATTCGGTGCTGACTGTAATGAAAACAGCGGTACAAATGCTGGTGCCGGGGAACACGCTGGACCAGTACCACAAGTTTGTTGGTACCCTGATGGAGAACGAGCTGATAAAACTGGGCTTGCTCAATGAGGGCGATGTGCGTAACCAGGACCCTGAAAAGCCGCTGTATAAAAAGTACTTTATGCATGGCACTTCACACCACCTCGGGCTGGATGTACACGATGTTGGCAACAAGTTCAGGCCTTTTGAGGAGGGGATGGTGTTTACCTGTGAGCCCGGAATCTATATTCGGGAAGAAGGGATTGGAGTACGCCTGGAGAACGATATCCTCATCACCCACAACGGGCCAAAGGACCTAATGCAGAATATCCCTATAGAGGCCGACGACATTGAGCAACTGATGAAAAAATAA
- a CDS encoding OmpA family protein produces the protein MQTHLSKICRLAFALAFLLMAGPDVFAQSSDQKTNLQIYGSALQYKGDITGDDEFGDLEWGGGISLNRYLSPSFDAGLHLTYGSTEDTGIGSMAGSMFDAQMGTAMLGLRLKMYGTILKEDAFIGPYLQIAGGGAWAKTDATRADGTMQQDDKFFTTAARGGAGIRFRFSDAVSAFVETNYMIIGQDKIDGYDVGDNDRFLMHNVGLGFNLGKAKDTDGDGVPDRRDDCPDTPTGVQVDKRGCPVDTDGDGVPDYQDECPSEAGVANLNGCPDRDGDGVADKNDQCPDEAGTAATNGCPDSDNDGVADAQDKCPDTPAGVQVGPDGCPVDSDGDGVPDNEDACPNSAGTAETKGCPELDEATLKLIEEKVRFEFDRARVQDSYKQLLDSITVALQKYPDHVLLIKGHADHIGSEEYNQALSERRAEAVKEYLIQQGVQNPDRLVTKGYGETQPLVKVNERLSRRRTEKQRAQNRRVGFEMNTPDMQLNME, from the coding sequence ATGCAAACACATTTATCGAAAATTTGTAGACTAGCTTTCGCACTCGCGTTCCTGCTTATGGCAGGGCCCGATGTTTTTGCGCAAAGCTCCGACCAAAAAACAAACCTGCAGATATACGGAAGTGCCTTACAGTATAAAGGTGACATTACAGGCGACGATGAGTTCGGCGACCTGGAGTGGGGCGGAGGTATATCGCTAAACCGCTACCTAAGCCCTTCTTTTGATGCAGGTTTGCATCTGACCTACGGTAGCACAGAGGATACAGGTATTGGCTCTATGGCTGGTAGCATGTTTGATGCTCAAATGGGTACAGCAATGCTGGGTCTGCGCCTGAAAATGTATGGTACCATCCTGAAAGAGGATGCCTTTATAGGTCCATACCTTCAGATTGCGGGTGGTGGTGCCTGGGCTAAAACAGATGCGACCCGTGCCGATGGTACAATGCAGCAAGACGACAAGTTCTTTACTACAGCGGCCAGAGGTGGTGCCGGTATCCGTTTCCGTTTCTCTGATGCGGTAAGCGCTTTTGTGGAAACCAACTACATGATCATCGGCCAAGATAAAATCGATGGCTATGATGTAGGCGACAACGACCGCTTCCTGATGCATAACGTGGGCCTTGGTTTTAACCTGGGTAAAGCAAAAGACACTGACGGCGACGGTGTGCCAGACAGACGCGACGACTGCCCTGACACTCCAACTGGCGTGCAGGTAGACAAGAGAGGTTGCCCTGTTGATACTGATGGCGACGGTGTGCCTGACTACCAGGATGAGTGCCCGTCTGAGGCTGGTGTAGCTAACTTGAATGGTTGCCCTGACCGCGACGGTGACGGTGTGGCTGACAAGAATGATCAGTGCCCTGATGAGGCTGGTACTGCCGCTACAAACGGTTGCCCTGACTCTGACAACGATGGTGTAGCTGATGCACAGGATAAGTGCCCTGACACACCAGCTGGCGTACAAGTTGGCCCAGATGGTTGCCCTGTAGACTCTGACGGTGATGGTGTTCCTGATAACGAGGATGCCTGCCCTAACTCTGCCGGTACTGCTGAAACAAAAGGCTGCCCTGAGCTAGATGAAGCCACGCTGAAACTGATCGAAGAGAAAGTACGCTTTGAGTTCGACAGAGCTAGAGTACAGGATAGCTATAAGCAGCTGCTAGACAGCATTACTGTAGCGCTGCAGAAATACCCAGACCACGTACTGTTGATCAAAGGTCACGCTGACCACATCGGTTCTGAAGAGTACAACCAAGCGCTGTCTGAGCGCAGAGCCGAAGCTGTGAAAGAATATCTGATCCAGCAAGGTGTTCAGAACCCTGATCGACTGGTAACAAAAGGTTACGGTGAAACTCAGCCACTTGTAAAAGTAAACGAGCGCCTGTCTAGACGTAGAACTGAGAAACAACGTGCCCAAAACAGAAGGGTAGGTTTCGAGATGAATACGCCGGACATGCAGTTGAATATGGAATAA
- a CDS encoding transposase, with product MMSIFKDHRMSVSQLLEPIPEQYLAQLSLQSSVGHASGRKAVQYTVAFDGVLPCSAQAFSERSYNSEEVALSHLVWQHARKEAGHKNLYVLDRGLQSAQSLAAFEAQQVRFVCRVKENRKYERKANLLEPGQQTDLGEGVLRSDQLVRLYCGKPIHNRKGNIHYRESLLEQDFRLLIVESKQDPKQRYWLLTNALQMPAEEVAKAYRRRWDMEVFFRFFKQELNLSHLVSLNQNGIEVMLYMTLIVAMLLLIYKQANAIGYKTAKRRFAMEVRNLAIAIIVAECGGDLDKLFKT from the coding sequence ATGATGAGCATATTCAAAGACCACAGGATGAGTGTGAGCCAACTGCTGGAGCCTATCCCCGAGCAATACCTGGCGCAACTCTCCCTTCAAAGCAGCGTAGGGCATGCAAGCGGCAGGAAGGCAGTCCAATACACCGTGGCCTTTGATGGGGTGCTGCCCTGCAGCGCCCAGGCCTTCAGCGAGCGCAGCTATAACAGCGAGGAGGTGGCCCTGTCCCACCTGGTCTGGCAGCATGCCAGGAAGGAGGCTGGCCACAAAAACCTGTATGTGCTGGACCGGGGCCTGCAATCGGCCCAAAGCCTGGCGGCCTTTGAGGCGCAGCAGGTGCGCTTTGTCTGCCGGGTGAAGGAAAACCGCAAGTATGAGCGCAAGGCCAACCTGCTTGAGCCAGGACAGCAGACAGACCTGGGCGAAGGGGTGCTGAGGAGCGATCAGCTCGTCAGGCTTTACTGCGGCAAGCCCATCCACAACAGGAAAGGAAACATCCATTACCGGGAAAGCCTGCTGGAGCAGGATTTCCGCCTCCTCATCGTGGAAAGCAAGCAGGACCCAAAGCAGCGCTACTGGCTGTTGACCAATGCCCTGCAGATGCCTGCTGAAGAGGTAGCCAAGGCCTACCGGCGCAGGTGGGACATGGAGGTGTTCTTTCGCTTCTTTAAGCAGGAGCTCAACCTGAGCCACTTGGTCTCGCTCAACCAAAACGGCATAGAGGTGATGCTCTACATGACCCTGATTGTGGCCATGCTGCTGCTTATCTACAAACAGGCCAACGCCATTGGCTACAAAACGGCCAAACGCAGGTTTGCTATGGAAGTCAGAAACCTGGCTATTGCCATCATCGTGGCAGAGTGCGGTGGGGACTTGGACAAACTCTTTAAAACATAA
- a CDS encoding aspartate carbamoyltransferase catalytic subunit, whose translation MQELSVRHLLGIKDITPQDIQLIFETADNFKDVLNRPIKKVPSLRDITIANVFFENSTRTRLSFELAEKRLSADVINFSSSSSSVKKGETLLDTVNNILAMKVDMIVMRHSSPGAPHFLSKHIPANIVNAGDGTHEHPTQALLDSFSIRERLGEVAGKKVVIIGDILHSRVALSNIFALQKQGAEVMVCGPITLLPKYIKELGVKVETNVRKALEWCDVANVLRIQLERQQMKYFPSLREYTLYYGIDKKMLDSLNKEIVLMHPGPINRGVELSSDAADSHHSIILSQVENGVAVRMAVLYLLAQKG comes from the coding sequence ATGCAAGAGCTCAGCGTCCGGCACCTGTTAGGTATCAAAGACATCACCCCGCAAGACATCCAGCTCATTTTTGAGACTGCCGATAATTTTAAGGATGTACTGAACAGGCCGATTAAGAAAGTGCCTTCGCTGCGCGACATTACCATCGCCAACGTATTTTTCGAGAACTCCACGCGTACGCGCCTCTCCTTCGAGCTGGCCGAAAAGCGTCTTTCTGCCGATGTTATCAACTTTAGCAGCAGCAGCAGTTCTGTAAAGAAAGGCGAAACCTTACTGGATACGGTAAACAATATCTTGGCCATGAAAGTGGACATGATCGTTATGCGCCACTCCAGCCCAGGTGCACCACACTTCCTCAGCAAGCACATACCGGCGAACATTGTTAACGCAGGCGATGGCACTCACGAACACCCTACCCAGGCCCTGCTCGACTCTTTCTCCATTCGGGAGAGATTAGGCGAAGTAGCCGGTAAGAAAGTGGTGATTATCGGAGACATCCTGCACTCGCGCGTAGCTCTTTCCAATATTTTCGCCCTGCAGAAGCAAGGAGCCGAGGTAATGGTTTGCGGGCCAATTACGTTACTGCCAAAGTACATTAAGGAGCTGGGCGTAAAGGTGGAGACGAACGTACGCAAAGCGTTGGAATGGTGCGATGTGGCCAACGTGCTACGCATACAGCTGGAGCGCCAGCAGATGAAGTACTTCCCATCGCTGCGCGAGTACACGCTCTACTATGGCATTGATAAGAAGATGCTCGACAGCCTGAACAAAGAAATAGTGCTGATGCACCCGGGGCCGATAAACCGTGGCGTAGAGCTAAGCTCTGATGCTGCCGACTCACATCACTCTATCATTCTAAGCCAAGTAGAAAACGGTGTGGCCGTTCGTATGGCTGTGCTATACTTGCTGGCACAGAAAGGTTAG
- the pyrR gene encoding bifunctional pyr operon transcriptional regulator/uracil phosphoribosyltransferase PyrR, with product MQKRLIVNHQLLEIMVMRLCHQLIENHGDFNDSVILGLQPRGRFVAQRIQSTLATILGKQVPTGLLDTTFHRDDFRRRETPITANATKINFLVEGKKVILVDDVLFTGRSVRAALDAMIAYGRPASVELLVLIDRLYTRHLPIQPTYVGHQVNSLQSQRVLVEWKEQQAEEDAIWLITKTEE from the coding sequence ATGCAGAAAAGACTCATTGTAAACCACCAACTGCTCGAAATTATGGTGATGCGCCTGTGCCACCAGCTTATCGAGAACCATGGCGATTTTAATGATTCTGTAATTCTGGGCCTGCAGCCGCGCGGCAGATTTGTAGCGCAGCGCATTCAAAGCACTCTGGCTACTATACTAGGCAAACAAGTACCTACCGGCCTTCTCGACACCACCTTCCATCGCGACGATTTCCGCCGCCGCGAAACACCTATCACAGCCAACGCTACCAAAATCAATTTTCTGGTAGAAGGTAAAAAGGTTATCCTGGTGGATGACGTGTTGTTTACAGGCCGCTCAGTGCGTGCTGCCCTGGATGCCATGATTGCTTACGGCCGACCTGCCAGTGTGGAGCTGTTGGTACTAATAGACCGCCTCTACACACGCCACCTGCCTATTCAGCCAACCTATGTGGGCCACCAGGTAAACTCCCTGCAGAGCCAACGGGTGCTGGTAGAGTGGAAGGAACAGCAGGCCGAGGAGGATGCCATCTGGCTGATTACCAAAACCGAAGAATAA
- a CDS encoding EVE domain-containing protein: MQHWLVKSEPETYSWADLVKDGRTMWDGVRNYQARNNMQQMQPGDLVLFYHSVSEKAIVGIAKVDKEAYPDPTAKDDKGKWVVVDLVPFRDFKEPVTLEQIKKDERLQDIALLRQSRLSVMPLKPEEFDILLALGN, from the coding sequence ATGCAACACTGGTTAGTAAAATCAGAACCTGAAACATATTCCTGGGCCGATCTGGTAAAAGATGGCCGCACCATGTGGGATGGGGTACGCAATTACCAAGCCCGCAACAACATGCAGCAAATGCAGCCCGGCGACCTGGTGCTGTTCTACCACAGCGTTTCCGAGAAAGCTATTGTTGGCATTGCCAAAGTAGACAAAGAGGCATATCCAGACCCAACTGCCAAAGACGACAAGGGCAAATGGGTAGTGGTAGACCTGGTACCTTTCCGCGATTTTAAGGAGCCGGTAACACTGGAGCAGATAAAGAAAGACGAACGCCTGCAGGACATAGCGCTGCTACGCCAGTCGCGCCTGTCAGTAATGCCCCTGAAGCCTGAAGAGTTTGATATTCTGCTAGCCCTAGGCAACTAA